One stretch of Cryomorphaceae bacterium 1068 DNA includes these proteins:
- a CDS encoding AAA family ATPase, which produces MMEIVDFLKDSESYPHETNADIKHLETHISHVYLCGDYAYKMKKSLDLGFLDFTSLEKRKFYCEEELRLNSIFAPELYLEVVPIYEKDGQFSFQQKGRVVEYVLKMKEFEQEQILSRIVERGDFTAELFTELAQKLARLHQKGVSSEEINSFASVGNIRKIALQNFAQTDKYKGKCISEKSFERIQKFTLNFINEHKVLFDARRQSGKIRECHGDLHLNNICLYKGEILFFDRIEFNEEFRNIDVVYDLAFLVMDLHFRKQFSLATRVINEYFEQSGDYEGAALLNFYAGMRAYIRGKVISFRSDNSEITDQEKDENRAEARAYFDLAESYATDQKAKLWITSGLSGSGKSTVARRIAAEKQFLIIRSDALRKHLTGVPLYEKGPEQIYNSEISQATYNKMIELADFLSSFGISVILDARFDNRKMRSKAMNLAEKKQLDFKIVYCQADPQVLKRRLDQRSGDVSDADASLIDQQIETFEDFSREENGYLFDLLVDV; this is translated from the coding sequence ATGATGGAAATAGTGGACTTTCTTAAGGATTCTGAATCGTATCCGCACGAGACTAATGCAGATATCAAACATCTCGAAACGCATATTTCGCATGTTTACCTTTGTGGAGATTATGCCTACAAAATGAAAAAAAGCCTCGATCTCGGTTTTTTGGATTTTACCTCTTTAGAAAAACGAAAATTTTACTGTGAAGAAGAATTGCGTCTCAATTCCATTTTCGCTCCTGAACTCTACCTCGAGGTAGTTCCCATTTATGAAAAGGACGGCCAATTCAGTTTTCAGCAAAAGGGAAGAGTCGTTGAATACGTTTTAAAAATGAAGGAGTTTGAGCAGGAGCAAATACTTTCACGCATTGTAGAAAGAGGAGATTTTACCGCTGAACTTTTTACTGAGCTAGCGCAAAAACTAGCCCGACTGCATCAAAAAGGCGTTTCAAGTGAGGAGATTAACAGCTTTGCTTCTGTAGGAAATATCAGAAAAATAGCGCTTCAGAATTTTGCTCAAACCGATAAGTATAAAGGCAAGTGTATTTCTGAGAAGAGTTTTGAGCGCATTCAAAAGTTCACGCTTAACTTTATAAATGAGCATAAAGTCCTTTTTGATGCAAGACGGCAATCGGGAAAAATCAGGGAATGCCACGGTGATTTGCACTTGAATAATATTTGTCTCTACAAGGGCGAGATCCTATTTTTTGACCGCATCGAATTCAATGAAGAATTTAGAAATATTGATGTGGTTTATGATCTGGCTTTTCTGGTCATGGATTTGCATTTCAGAAAACAATTCAGCCTTGCCACGCGGGTTATAAACGAATATTTTGAACAGAGTGGTGACTATGAGGGAGCAGCGCTCTTGAATTTTTATGCCGGTATGCGGGCATATATCCGCGGTAAGGTCATTTCTTTTCGTTCGGACAATTCAGAAATTACAGACCAAGAAAAAGACGAAAATAGAGCGGAAGCCAGAGCCTACTTTGATCTTGCAGAATCATACGCCACAGATCAGAAAGCGAAACTTTGGATTACCAGTGGTTTATCGGGTTCGGGCAAAAGCACGGTGGCTCGTAGAATTGCTGCGGAAAAACAATTTCTGATCATACGTTCTGATGCGCTTAGAAAACACCTTACGGGAGTACCGCTTTATGAAAAAGGCCCGGAACAAATTTACAATTCCGAGATAAGCCAAGCCACGTATAATAAGATGATTGAGCTGGCGGATTTTCTCTCATCGTTTGGTATATCCGTAATCCTCGATGCCAGGTTTGACAATAGGAAAATGCGATCCAAAGCGATGAATCTAGCAGAGAAAAAGCAGCTAGATTTTAAAATTGTCTATTGCCAAGCTGACCCACAAGTTTTAAAAAGACGCTTAGATCAAAGATCCGGCGATGTTTCCGATGCAGATGCATCTCTAATCGATCAACAAATCGAAACTTTTGAAGATTTTAGTCGCGAGGAAAATGGATATCTCTTCGATCTATTAGTTGATGTATAA